The Betta splendens chromosome 24, fBetSpl5.4, whole genome shotgun sequence DNA window TTTTGAGGTACTTGAACCGAGGCAACCGTGcacacgtgcacgtgcgcgtgcacgtgggAGCGTTGGGGGAGTACGGCCGCGATAAGGGACAGGCAACTGGACTGCCCGGACATAGATGGATGATGTTATTCTCACCCTGAGCCTCGCACTCCGAGATTACTGCGCTCCGCTGCTGTTTGTCGGAGCCGCTCTGGTTTTTCATTCTACGAACATGTGTAAATACATCTGGAATGTTTTCCCAgtaaataaaactgtattttgCTTCGTCTTCCGCTTCCTTTCCCTCACGCTTGTCTGTTGCTTTACACCACATAAAAGTTCAACAGATAATGAAGCCGATATCTCGCGCTTATGATCCGTTACGTAACTTAAAGGAACATTTCCACTTCTAcaatttacatttttcattGAGAGTGAAGTTGGAAGGTGCCACACTTTCATTCCAACGACGCTGCATGTTGCAAACACCTTCATCAGGCTGTTAGCTTGCTAGCTACAAGGACAGTAGAAGCTAGCGAGCTATGATACCTGCTAGTGCACAACTCTAGAGTCATTCCGAGTGTATTGATGAAAGCCAGATATTCAAAAATGGCGCCTCTGGCATTTCTACGAAAGCTTCTCACGGGACGCATACGTGAAAAAACACGTTTCTCCACTTTAATTATGCTTTTGATCAAATTAAACCTATTTTAAATTGACCtaaggtgtttgtgtgtgtgtgtgtgtgtgtgtgtgtgtgtgtgtgtgtgtgtgtgtgtgtgtgtgtgtgtgtgatgacccGAGGCATCAGGTGTCCCCCCCCCGCCCCACCCCTCCTCGGTGGCCTTGCGAGCAGCATCTGGAACCCGTCCCTTCGTGGTGACATCACACCACCAGCCTAACCTCTGACCCCAAACCGGCTAATTAGCAGCACGTCTCTCCATAACTGCCAGAGTCCCCTCTTttttctccctccatcttcctcgCGCCGTCCTCTCCACCTGTTGCCTCATGTCACCGCGTGTGTGACCGAGGCTCCGagagggacggggggggggggggtgaaagggCTTCCCTAAACACTTGTGGTACTTTGTTTTATCATTCCCACGAACAGCTGTTAGAAAGGATGTGCAATGAAGGCGCTGGAGGGAACATTTGAACGTCTTAGCGTGTTTTCTGCGGACCAACACCATTATGGAGGCCTTCACGAGCAACAATAACAGTTTTGCTGATATTACATCAAGGTCTGTGTTTTATCGACACAcaggggagaggagaaaaggccTGTGTGAACTCTTTTGGTGTGCTATTTTAGGtcgtctccctctccctcactctctctgcTAGTCTCTGGAGGATCCATGTATCTCAGAGGTGATCATCAATCTACCAGGCTCTATTATTACTTTTCCACTAAGTGCTTTGATTTCCAGCCCACCCAGAAGATTaaacctcctccttcttctccttcctctccctccgtctcctcacctatcttttgttttctttcattctttctgtCTGCTCGGCCGTTGGCTTCCTGCCTAGCAGCATGGTCACATGATTACTCCATGATTACTTACTCCAGATTTGCCAAATCTCTGTATATTTACTATTAAAAGCTTCAATAATAGTGcggtatttattgttttataggGAATAAAAAGTGCTGGTGTCTGTTTTTGAGGCACTGTGCTGGCGGCGGAAGCAaaggggttaaaggtcaactCTCGGGAGACACACCTCTTATCCTTGCCGTGCAATCAAAGTTGTTGTGCTCGCACACTATTCTGTGCCCGAGCgtggaagaagcagaagcacagaTCCTCCGAGTGGACCGGGGCGCGGAGCATCGGTGTGGAATGATGTGGAAGGCCAAACAGGGGATTGTGGGTGCTGGGTATCTATTACATCAGCGGGGACTGAGGCGCCAGTTTGCCATTTGAGACATGACACCCCCCTTTCCTTGCACTTTATCCCGTTAACTGGCAAGATGTGCTGAAAGTTACATGGTGTCTGTGGCAGAATAATCTGATTTTATCCACCACTGGAACCTGTTGCTAATTGACCAATATCTTTGATCACTGAAATGACTGTTTGATTCAAATCAAATATGACATAGTTATTACACTAATTAAGATTAATTGACACacataaaagacacaaagacaatgtAATAGTATGACAACATAAAATATAGCACttgtaataatattattaaaaaaacaacactgtatTCCACAAGCTTCTTTGCCTTAATTGGGATAAATGTTGCTATAATAAACACGTCAAACACATAACACAGATCTGTTAgtacgtttaatttaatttatggtTCAGTGCAACGGGCCATGCTTAATCTTTGACCCAGAAATAAACAGATCGGGCCATTTACAAACTCCCTTGATGGAAAGTTCAGTAAGGATTttcaatgaaaattaatagggGCATAAAAACAGACATAAGGTAATAATAGCATTTAATTCTTATCTAAGCGACTGAATCTGCGCAgttaaactgtgtttaaaaTAGTCTTGGCAGTGCTTTACCAGAGAATCATCCGGGGTCCCTTGGGGTCCTGGAAACCCTCGGGAAACCAGTTCGTCAGATCAGCACCAGTGTCTCCTCCCAGCATGAGGAAACGCCCTCCGTCGTGTAGATAAAAACTCCGTTCCTCTCGTTCCCGTCCACGCGTGGTTAGCGGTTGATGAACGCCTCGCCGCAGCGCGCGCTCGCCCATCCTGCTCGTTCGCTCCCATGTTTTGAGCCCGCTCCAGCTGGAGGCAGTCCACCATGTCCACCGGGTCCCTCAGCGATGTCGACGACGAGCTCCTGGACGGCATCCTGAAGTTCGGCTCCTCCGGGAAAGACTCCAACGAGAGCACCGAGGAGAGCTCCAACGGCGAGGGCACCGGCGCGCACGACGAGCGCAGAGACGCGCCCGGCAAGAAGCGGAAGACGGGCTCCCGCAAAACTGCGCCAAAGGGCGTGGCGCAGCAGGAGGGCAAGCAGGTGCAGAGGAACGCGGCGAACGCCCGGGAGAGAGCCCGGATGCGCGTGCTGTCCAAAGCCTTCTCGCGGCTGAAGACCTCCTTACCCTGGGTGCCACCGGATACCAAGCTCTCCAAACTGGACACTCTGCGCCTGGCGTCCAGCTACATCGCGCACCTCCGGCAGATACTGGCCAACGACAAATATGAAAACGGATATATCCACCCCGTTAACCTGGTGAGATTGAGGATGGAAACGGACGCGCACTTTTTGCACGCATTTTTTGCGCACATTAAAACGGTCTTGAAAACAATACACACGTTTTTAAAtttccttctgtttttatttaattccaCTAGAAGTTAGAAGGTTATCTTATCTTTTCTAGGCCCGTAAACGCCTCACGAGGCCCAACCTGCACAGCACCACTGTAACAAATGGGCGCACATGTCAAGCAGGTGCATAAAAAGGCGCAAACAATGTGCGTCTCTACGCTGAGTCCACATTTGTGACAGGCCTGTAACTGCCACTTGTATGATTTAATGTACTTCCGTCATTACAGGCTGGATAGCATCAACAGGCCTATAGCCTAATAGTCATTCATTTGTGTCTGGCCAGCATTAAATTACGAATAATTCCGCAATGAAgttcaaatattaaatatttcgTATTGCTGCATTGGTGAGAAACTAATTAAAATCcgtaaaatattttaaattgacGCGAGGTTTCGTTATGCAGAGAAAATattggagctgctgcagcaaagtTCTGTTTTTATTCCAACTGTCATAATGTGCGTCTGTCCCGATGCAAATTACTGACCCCTCTTGCTTCGTTTTAATTGCACCTTTTAACCCATTCGTCGCTCCACCCTGACTTGGTGCGTCTCTCTCCGCAGACGTGGCCTTTCATGGTCGCAGGGAAGCCTGAGAACGAGTTGAAGGAGATGCTGAACACAACGAGGCTATGTGGAACAACGGCGTCGTGATGCGGCCAGacggagaccccccccccccccctcctctccccaaaGAGAATGACTTTGTGACTGAATGTCCGTCTCCTCTCCGCAGACTCTGAGTGGGAATACCGGTGGGAGCGCGTCCTCTTCACCTTCGTTCCCGTAGACAAGTTGAATATTATTTAAACGCGTTGTGTCACTTAAAGTTGTCTTTGCTGGCTCAAAGATGAACTGAATTGCTTTTTATATTCCGcagatgcattttttttattagcgCAGGCCTGTTTTGAAAACTGCCTGATGATGGATGTCCACTCTCTTAAATGGTTGTACAGATTACACATATAAACTATATTTGTATTAGTTTCGCATCTCCCGTGTACGCATTGTGTCTCCTATTTTCGTGTGTGGGCCAGTGCTTTGACCTATCACCTGTCTTATCGCGCCTCTCCTCCACAACTGCAGAACCTGAGCACCAACAAAGCGCCAGTGCAGATAAGTCTCTCTGTTGTTTCTAAGAGATAAAGGCAAACGCGGTTGTCCTTACATAAACAGACCTTTGCCTTCTGTGATTAGCTGGGGTCCTAGAATGAGCGCGTGCGCTCCCATCGAAACGCTGCTCCGAAATAACATGCTCCATATTATACAACACATAGTCCAAAGTGAACGTTTCTTAACCTAGTTAACTATTGCGCCCCGCAATGAGCTCTGATTGGATAGCCTATTTAGGTCTGAGCCAATCAGATATGAAAAGCTGAGTCCGTTCCTTTAGAAATCCTGAAAACCTTTAATCCCGCCCAGGCCCGTTGTTTTAATTCTCTCGGGTTATGACCGCGCTGTGTTTACATCAAAGCGACAGTTATTTatgcagactgacacacagcctctctctctctctctctctctctctctcgctctcccttcttctctctttaTCAGCCTGGCGGTATAAACGAAGATGTGTCAATCTGGTACATCAGGATTTGcttttccttcctgtctgtccttcaCATTATTTAAATGCATCTTACATCAACCttccttttattctttttttgtcttaCGCCATTAGAGCCTTTACTCCGGGGTATATGCTGCGTGATGCGTTGTAGCAAGTCTCCAGTTAGTAAACACTAAAATTATCCAATTTAAATATTCTTGACATAAATGTCAAgcaatattttattacaattgATCAAATGCGTTTTTTTCTAATACTTTATTCTTATATTTTTacatatcaataataataacaataataataataataataataataataataataataataataataataataataataataataataataataataataataataataataataataataataataataatcagagtCATTTACTAAGAGATTGTGTTTTCAGTATGTGTCACAGGACTCAAAGCCACTAACCGATTGCTCCACATTCATCCCTTCACTTTGTTCACGTGTAAAGGACACTACCTTCAACAGAAACAATAAGATTGAGTGGTGCAATGATAAAAGAGTCCCAGTTACTTGTCTTTAAGGACCCTCACCTAATACATCACCCCACAGGGACCACCGTGGTGAAAATAAACTTGGCCGCCTCTCTCCGTgggtccagctgcagagagcgagagaggaagagaaatggAGACGGGCGGGGGCTCCGCATGAGACCAGGACTGGGATTCCCATACTCGCTAATTGTTTTGTTGGACAAGTGCCCAAACCttgatgtggaaaaaaaatactcACGCTCTGAGGGGGTAAAGAAATAATATTATGTTCCGGATGATCCCACCACGTTTCATCAGTCAATCAGCCAATGGGAAATGATAATGCAGTTTTTTCATAGTACCTGAGTGAAACTGATGCAGTCTTCAGTTGATTTGAAGACCTTATCTAACAACTTAACTCACCGTAGTGATCCCATCACTCCCCCAGCCCCTCCCTGCAGCATCTGTCATGCAGACAAACATCTGCACACGCTGCCATCTTGTGGATAAAACATACAGTTTAGAAAACAAGAGAGATCTTACAGTCATATAAACATTTCTGTAAACGATCTTTGGTTGTAAGGAAGAGGTCCATCATTTGCTCCTCTGTCATCAGTCGGGTCTCCGTGCACCTTATCTCCCCTCTGCGCCCTCACTTTGTCTCTGTCAGCATCGTCCACTCCATCTGTGTCAAGCTTGATGCTTCTCTGGCGTCAGCGTTCAGAGAGTGTATTTGGAAACAAATGCATGAGAAAAATATTAATTCAATCCAGCTGTCAGTAAAAGTATCTATAGTAAAGTAATTTTGACATCCTTTTATATTATAGCAACTTAATGTTCTCTGATATATTTCTACTTAGAATACTAGCAAAAACACATTGTTTCCATGGCAGCAGAGCAGTTCTGCAGTATTAAATGTGAtcaattgttttatttgtaacctacacataaaacacataaatactTATGTGAAAAGATTTGaatttctttttctatttttgttatTGTACTTTTCAGGAACAAACATTTAACCCAGTAGATGGCAGCAGAGCATTTAACATAAGGAAAGCGAACTGCTGAAGTgagaagcagaggcagctgcCTCCGTTCGCTTCTGTTTCTGGATGGAGCACGTTTCCcaaacacatttgcataaatGCTTTGACCCGTAGCTCCGCTATTAATTAGTGGCGCAGATCAGGGTCGAGTTACGCGGAGCCCCACGCCGGTCATGCCCGCAGAAACGGCCGCGTACCGCCTTCGCTGAGGTTGGACAGCGGCTGGTGCCGGCGCCGCTGGTCCGTATCAGGTGGCACCACTGGCACAGCAGGcaccagaggaggcagaggagatgcCAAAGATAGCTGGGGCCGGCCCGGATCAGCCACTCGGGcttattggtgtgtgtgtgtgtgtgtgtgtgtgtgtgtgtgtgtgtgtgtgtgtgtgtgtgtgtgtgtgtgtgtgtgtgtgtgtgtgtgtgtgtgtgtgtgtgtgtgtgtgtgtgtcactgttggCATCGGTTGGTCATTATTAAAGGGCACCTGCAGGTGTCTGCCATGAGATTCCTGGGCTTTGCGTCAATGCAGGAGACGCGTTCGGAGGCCAACTTCCTGTCTGTTCCCGCACCAACCTCCGTTAAAAGCTCTGCTCAGCGTCTACAGTTTGGTGTTGTTCGAAATCTTACATCCTATAAAAAAACAGGTCTCGTTTGGGTTTCTTGATGTCGGGGCACGTGTGGATGGAAAACGTCTGCACgtccgcgtgtttgtgtgtgtgacggatTCTGCCGCTTGccgtctccagctcctgcttcatcAGAGCTGCATCAAAGTCGCGTGGAGGTGTCACTCAGCAAAAGCACATCAAAGCCCGCAAACACGGCTGAAAAGCCCTGTATTAATAACCACCCACCATTCAAACATcccccttctccttctcccacaTGAAGTGAAACACAATAAACTTCGGGGTGAAACTCAAACATGAGCTCAGAGAGATGCTGTCGTCTCCCACCTTGGTCGCTCACTTGCACACAAAGATTTATGCGACCCGAAGTGCTTCACATTCAGCAGAGTGTGATGGAATTCGATCTAAACATGCCCTTACAGTAATTAAAACCTATATAAACCACATATAGAGCTGGAAAATGCAGTAGTTTCGTCCGCTGGGCCTTGAACGGCTAAGCTCCTAAAGTGAAGCCTTGGATTGTGTTGGTGTGAGGATTTAGGGAGGATCGATAATCAAATGCAATTTGGGATCAAAGAGCGAGAAAAGGCTAATagaggtcacacacacgcacacacacacacacacacacacacacacacacacacacacacacacacacacacacacacacacacacacacgcacacacacacacacacactcatacatatCCATGCTGTAAGAGCAGTGTTAGTAGAAGGAAAGGGCACCTGACTAAACCGTGTTTTCCCAGGTGGGCACAATTACCTGTGTGTAGAGTATCTGTgctcgcacacacagacacagtctctatattctgtgtgtgtgtgtccctatGTGTGTTAGAATTAGGCACATGTTATTTTTAGAGGATTCAGGTCTATTACAATTAGGAAAAATCAAAGTCCGAGTGCTCCACAGGCCACTCACAGGGCGTCCGACCGAGCACCGGCACCTTCCTCATTATTACCACGAAGAAAAATATTGTGCCCAAAAACGACGAGACCTAATCTGCAACCGGGTCTGTCCAACAAGCGGCCATTCATTCGTTAGAGCGGAGCACTCGGACGCGGAAGGGAGCGGGACGGTGATGGGTCACCGCACAGGGAGCAGAACACAAGCTCTCAGTGTTGAGTCACGGAGTTTATGAGAAGCGGCGGCTAATCCTCGGTGAGTGCATGTGTCCCTGTTGGACAAGAAGATGCTGCCgtgtggaggtgtttgtgtggaggcaTGTGGGCCGGATTTCACAGAGAATGATACAAACACCTGCTTTGGagtttatcagtgtgtgtgtgtgtgtgtgtgtgtgtgtgtgtgtgtgcgtgtgtgtctgagcaaGCGAACATGTGTCCCGGTTAAAGCTGAAATCACTCACAGGTGACTTTGTTTATTTGATCGCAATtaggcctccacctcctcccacgcAGAAATCCATCCAAGATTTAAAAAGAGGAAAATCCCCCTTCTTCTATTAATTCCAAACGGCGTTCCAAGGATTGcggtggagaagaagaaggaaaaaaaaaacggattCGTCAAAACGGTGCCTGTTTTGATGGCTGTAGCAGCGTGCCGTTTTCATCCACACCTTGGAATACCGAGCACACATGGGCTCAATTATTATCCCATGGAATTCCGCAAAGAGTACATTTTGCAATAAGGAAAATATTCCTCTAATCTGGGGTCTTCCTCAAGCTGGGTGTGAAGGAAATTTAGGGGGTCCCTGTTTTAATTGGGTCCAGATCCGACCACAGTATTGAAACAACACTGTTTTTTCAGCGGGGTTATTTCGttgaagagggggaaaaaagtgcTATTTTGGTTGTACGTGAATAAATGTCTGATTTTCAGAGGGGTTTCTGCAAAACCAGATCCGACTGCCTCGGCGTTATAAGAAGCAGATGGACCGGACTaaggaaagaaaacagtgaGTCCCACAACAGAGGAAGCGAGTGGTCCAGATGAAATACAGAAAGGGCAGGCTCGGAGAAAtatgaagaggagaaaaaagacgGCAAAGCACGTGACATGAAGCACAGCACTGAACGGAGCAGAGGAAAGTCGTTTAGTAGcgagctgcaggtctgcagaTGTGACACCACAGGTACAGTGGCTCTGCATCAACACGCAGCGAGGCGAGTCGTCCTCATGGCAACGCTGAGGCCTCCAGATTTATCATAGAGCTGAATTCAAATAATTTGCTGGTGTCAAATCAGGGAAAAGTCGATTTATTGCACTGTAACGTaagaaataaagcagcagcGTTCGTCTGGCAGgtcctgcagctccgctccaACGCAcaccctcgctcgctctctctctctagatGCCATTTGTCCACCTTGGTTCTCTGATGCCCTTCCGGAGAGGCGGGGATCATCTTTCTTCCCCAGCGGCCCTCAGCTCCCTCCACCATGCATTTTTAATGGACACACTCGTGCAGTGGacaaatgatttttatttttgacaggGGAGGAGGGACGGCTCTGGTTACATAGGGATGCAGaatgtgtgagcgagagagagagagacacacacacacacacacacacacacacacacacacacacacacacacacacacacacacacacacacacacacacacacacaaagctctaAACAAAGTAAGAAACGATGACATTAAAGCAGCCTCGTTTAGACCACACACTTGTTTATCACATactttataaaacacacacataccatgATTGATTCAGCGCTTAGATTATGACTGGCTGCTGTCCAGCATGACCAGGCAAGCAGCCCACCAAGGCCTTCATTAAACCAGGATTAGAGCCAGTCTAAACCCATTAACTCCGGCTTAGAACCACCTTAATTCCAATCAAATCAGAATTAAAATTCACACTGTGAGACACACATTGAGACATTCTAAACGttcctgcttctgtgtgtgtgtgtgtgtgtgtgtgtgtgtgtgtgtgtttgtgtgtgtgtgtgtgtgtgtgtgcgtgtgtgtgtgtgtgtgtgtgcgtccgctGACTTTGCAATTCTAATAGAAATTTTAAACTACCCTACCAATTACCTGGGGAACAGACAGAGGTTAACGAGTGGCACGTCAGCCTTTTATGGTCAAGGAAGCTGGTTATCTTAGCGACaatagtgtaaataaataagccGTAAACTCGTGAGTGCAACTGATGCGTTCTGTTTCATCTGTGAGCTTCTATGAAGGATGAAACAGGAGCATAGTGGGTTAGTAGGTCCCTCCTCATCACCTGTTATCATGTGTCATGGCAACAGTATCTAATGTGTCCAAGGTTGAGCCAAAGTACTACAGTACGTGGTCAGTGGTACGTTTTATTAGCACTCGTACCGACCTGTTGCGCCTCCCAGCATCAGCACCCAGCAGGATCGCCTTCACTCGCCCTGGAACTGGAACGCGCTGCAGGTTTAGGCCCAGTTGCTAATCTTCAttggtgtgtttgttatttCGCCCGGGATCGTCTCATTTGAGCGTGATAAATCTCTGCGCGCTTATTTCAGCAGAAGTAAACACGAGCAGAGTGAGTGTAGTTTGTAGAGAGGGGATGGCGACGGAGACGGACGTCAGGCAGGTTAGCTGAAAGAGCGTTCCCAGTCGCGACCGCAGCATTCCCTCCATACACACACTGTaaccaccgtgtgtgtgtgtgtgtgtgtgtgtgtgtgtgtgtgtgtgtgtgtgtgtgtgtttgtgtgtgtgtgtgtgtgtgtgtgcgcgcgctgagTAGCTTGCAGCCAAACTGGAGCTCCACATCGCTCCCGCCGCCAGAACAAACAACTTCCAACCCaagtggacacacacatgcgcacaaaCACAGCGCCGGCTGCACACATTTGCACTCGCA harbors:
- the tcf21 gene encoding transcription factor 21; the protein is MSTGSLSDVDDELLDGILKFGSSGKDSNESTEESSNGEGTGAHDERRDAPGKKRKTGSRKTAPKGVAQQEGKQVQRNAANARERARMRVLSKAFSRLKTSLPWVPPDTKLSKLDTLRLASSYIAHLRQILANDKYENGYIHPVNLTWPFMVAGKPENELKEMLNTTRLCGTTAS